Proteins encoded within one genomic window of Posidoniimonas corsicana:
- a CDS encoding TPR end-of-group domain-containing protein produces MATADAIRLKKTIAAAEGYLELGMTSHALSELQRRGKLTHGSSRACFLMGESLRELSRYREALIPLRRSAEIKPDDLHVWLSLGWCYKRTGQLMRAIDSLDRALSYAPNDALLHYNLACYWSLACERRPALNHLAEALKLDSNFLDLVDGESDFEPLRNDPGFKMLTGVIV; encoded by the coding sequence GTGGCAACCGCCGACGCTATCCGGCTGAAGAAGACCATCGCCGCCGCCGAGGGCTACCTCGAACTCGGCATGACATCGCACGCGCTCAGCGAGCTGCAGCGGCGCGGCAAGCTGACGCACGGCAGCTCACGCGCCTGCTTCCTGATGGGCGAGTCGCTCCGCGAGCTCAGCCGCTACCGCGAGGCGCTGATCCCGCTGCGTCGCAGCGCGGAGATCAAGCCCGACGACCTGCACGTCTGGCTTTCGCTGGGCTGGTGCTACAAGCGGACCGGCCAGCTGATGCGGGCGATTGACTCGCTGGACCGCGCCCTCAGCTACGCCCCCAACGACGCGCTCTTGCACTACAACCTGGCCTGCTACTGGAGCCTGGCGTGCGAGCGCCGCCCGGCGCTCAACCACCTGGCCGAGGCGCTCAAGCTCGACAGCAACTTCCTCGACCTAGTCGACGGCGAGTCCGACTTCGAGCCGCTCCGCAACGACCCCGGCTTCAAGATGCTGACCGGCGTGATCGTGTGA
- the larC gene encoding nickel pincer cofactor biosynthesis protein LarC — MKIAYLDCASGISGDMTLGALVDAGVDLDAVQSGIDSLGLPSCRLVKETVKKRGFRATQIIVEHEPEHAHRHLHHITAMIDQSTLSERQRDLATRIFTRLAEAEARVHGSTIEKVHFHEVGAVDSIADIVGAAIGWDLLGVEKIYCSPIPTGTGFVQIAHGRCAIPAPATAELLKGVPLAAFSPEGELTTPTGAAIVSTLVEGFGPLPAMTIQTIGYGSGQKDFDHPNLVRLLVGEAADTAASGGADAIVLLETNLDDSTGEAVGACVERLWDAGALDVCLTPIQMKKGRPGVLLSVQARPHQADKLAGVVFANTTALGLRRQTIPRMVLPRRRAEVDTDYGRVGGMVATLPGGSERFTPEYDDCNAAAQAHGVTLAQVSLAAAQAFSRAQS; from the coding sequence ATGAAGATTGCCTACCTCGACTGCGCCAGCGGCATCAGCGGCGACATGACGCTCGGCGCCCTGGTGGACGCGGGCGTGGACCTCGACGCCGTCCAGAGCGGCATCGACTCGCTCGGCCTGCCGAGCTGCCGGCTAGTGAAGGAGACGGTGAAGAAACGCGGGTTCCGCGCCACGCAGATCATCGTGGAGCACGAGCCGGAGCACGCGCACCGGCACCTGCACCACATCACCGCGATGATCGACCAGAGCACGCTCTCCGAGCGGCAGCGCGACCTGGCGACCCGCATCTTCACCCGCCTGGCCGAGGCCGAGGCCCGCGTGCACGGCTCGACGATCGAGAAGGTGCACTTCCACGAGGTGGGCGCGGTCGACTCGATCGCTGACATCGTCGGCGCGGCGATCGGCTGGGACCTCTTGGGCGTGGAGAAGATCTACTGCTCGCCGATCCCCACCGGCACGGGCTTCGTACAGATCGCCCACGGCCGCTGCGCTATCCCCGCGCCCGCCACCGCCGAGCTGCTCAAGGGCGTGCCGCTGGCGGCGTTCTCCCCCGAGGGCGAGCTGACCACGCCGACCGGCGCGGCGATCGTGTCGACGCTGGTCGAGGGCTTCGGCCCGCTGCCGGCGATGACCATCCAGACCATCGGCTACGGCTCGGGCCAGAAGGACTTTGACCACCCGAACCTGGTCCGGCTGCTGGTGGGCGAGGCCGCCGACACCGCAGCGTCCGGCGGGGCAGACGCGATCGTCCTCCTCGAGACCAACCTGGACGACTCCACCGGCGAGGCGGTCGGCGCATGCGTCGAGCGGCTGTGGGACGCCGGAGCGCTGGACGTCTGCCTGACGCCCATCCAGATGAAGAAGGGCCGCCCCGGCGTGCTGCTGTCGGTCCAGGCCCGGCCGCACCAGGCGGACAAGCTGGCCGGGGTGGTCTTCGCCAACACCACGGCGCTCGGCCTGCGGCGGCAGACGATTCCCCGGATGGTGCTGCCCCGCCGACGCGCCGAGGTGGACACCGACTACGGGCGGGTGGGCGGCATGGTCGCCACGCTGCCGGGCGGGTCGGAGCGGTTCACTCCCGAATACGACGATTGTAACGCGGCCGCCCAGGCGCACGGCGTCACGCTTGCACAGGTTTCGCTGGCCGCGGCCCAGGCGTTCAGCCGAGCGCAATCCTGA
- a CDS encoding serine/threonine protein kinase, with translation MFKSMLDSGKVDIEKRYEILRAAVSGTMSDFHMARDRKTDQIVGLKILDKKKTEQLEARFKGLDKPSEGEISMSMVHPRIVVTHSYGMTTKGEQFIVMEFLDGPGLNSCIIGRSKILDGNRLTLMSQAAEAIDAVHKAGYIHRDVCPRNFVCAKDGASLKLIDFGLTVPATPPFQQPGNRTGTPNYMAPEVVRRRSTDQRLDIFAFGASMYEMFAFELPWVRGADGLAAMTHGASEPPPLSQYYPKIHPELEAIIMKCIEAEPGDRPSSMESILKQLRRLKSEDAA, from the coding sequence ATGTTTAAGTCCATGCTCGATTCGGGCAAAGTGGACATCGAGAAACGCTACGAGATCCTGCGCGCCGCCGTTTCCGGCACGATGTCCGATTTCCACATGGCGCGCGACCGGAAGACCGACCAGATCGTCGGGCTGAAGATCCTCGACAAGAAGAAGACCGAGCAGCTCGAGGCGCGTTTCAAGGGGCTCGACAAGCCGTCCGAGGGCGAGATCTCGATGTCGATGGTCCACCCGCGGATCGTCGTGACCCACTCCTACGGCATGACCACCAAGGGCGAGCAGTTCATCGTCATGGAGTTCCTGGACGGGCCGGGCCTCAACTCCTGCATCATCGGCCGCAGCAAGATCCTCGACGGCAACCGCCTGACGCTGATGTCGCAGGCGGCCGAGGCGATCGACGCGGTGCACAAGGCCGGCTACATCCACCGCGACGTCTGCCCGCGGAACTTCGTGTGCGCGAAGGACGGCGCGTCGCTCAAGCTGATCGACTTCGGGCTCACCGTGCCCGCCACGCCGCCGTTCCAGCAGCCCGGCAACCGCACCGGCACGCCCAACTACATGGCGCCGGAGGTGGTGCGGCGGCGGTCGACCGACCAGCGGCTGGACATCTTCGCGTTCGGCGCGTCGATGTACGAGATGTTCGCCTTCGAGCTGCCGTGGGTGCGCGGCGCGGACGGCCTGGCCGCCATGACGCACGGCGCCAGCGAGCCGCCGCCCCTGTCGCAGTACTACCCCAAGATCCACCCGGAGCTGGAAGCGATCATCATGAAGTGCATCGAGGCCGAGCCGGGCGACCGCCCCTCCTCGATGGAGTCGATCCTAAAGCAGCTCCGCCGGCTCAAGAGCGAGGACGCCGCCTAA